The following coding sequences are from one Zalophus californianus isolate mZalCal1 chromosome 15, mZalCal1.pri.v2, whole genome shotgun sequence window:
- the LOC118356341 gene encoding 60S ribosomal protein L13a produces MAEGQVLVLDGRGHLLGRLAAIVAKQVLLGRKVVVVRCEGINISGNFYRNKLKYLAFLRKRMNTNPSRGPYHFRAPSRIFWRTVRGMLPHKTKRGQAALERLKVFDGIPPPYDKKKRMVVPAALKVVRLKPTRKFAYLGRLAHEVGWKYQAVTATLEEKRKEKAKIHYRKKKQLMRLRKQAEKNVEKKIDKYTEVLKTHGLLV; encoded by the coding sequence ATGGCGGAGGGGCAGGTCCTGGTGCTTGATGGCCGAGGCCATCTCCTGGGCCGCCTGGCGGCCATCGTGGCCAAACAGGTGCTTCTGGGCCGGAAGGTTGTAGTCGTGCGCTGTGAGGGCATCAACATTTCTGGCAATTTCTACAGAAACAAGTTGAAGTACCTGGCCTTCCTCCGCAAGCGCATGAACACCAACCCGTCCCGTGGCCCCTACCACTTCCGAGCACCCAGCCGCATCTTTTGGCGGACAGTGCGAGGCATGCTGCCGCACAAGACCAAGCGAGGCCAGGCTGCCCTGGAGCGCCTCAAGGTGTTTGACGGGATCCCGCCGCCCTACGACAAGAAAAAACGGATGGTGGTTCCTGCTGCCCTCAAGGTGGTGCGCCTGAAGCCTACACGGAAGTTTGcctacctggggcgcctggctcacGAGGTTGGTTGGAAGTACCAGGCAGTCACAGCCACcctggaggagaagagaaaggagaaggccAAAATCCATTACCGGAAGAAGAAGCAGCTCATGAGGCTACGGAAACAGGCCGAAAAGAATGTGGAGAAGAAAATCGATAAATACACAGAGGTCCTCAAGACCCATGGACTCCTGGTCTGA